AATAAATTCTCCCAGGAAAGCTATTGACCAAAGTATGCTGGCTATATCCTGAGAGTTAAACTTGACTTGGGGGCTCGTTCCCTCTGCCATCTGTACCACCTGCGACAACAATGCCGTCACCGCCCTGTGAATCTGATGCATTTCGAGTCCGTTCTCCACCAGTTTTGCCAGCGCCCACAGCAGGTTGGCGACCCCTTGAGAACTGAACTCAGCCTGGGGGCTCGCTCCTTCTGCCACCTGCACCACCTGCGGCAACAGTGCCGTCACCGCCCTGTGAGCCTGCTGCATTTCGAGCCCGTTCTCCATCAGTTTCGCCAGCGCCCACAGCAGGTTGGCGACTTCCTGAGGATTAAACCCGGCCCGAAGGCTCGTTCCCTCTGCCACCTGTACCACCTGCGGTAACAGTGCCGTCACCGCCCTGTGAGCCTGCTGCATTTCGAGCCCGTTCTCCATCAGTTTCGCCAGCGCCCACAGCAGGTTGGCGACCCCCTGAGAACAGAACCCGGCCCGGAGGCTCGTTCCCTCTGCCACCTGTACCACCTGCGGTAACAGTGCCGTCACCGCCCTGTGAGCCTGCTGCATTCCGAGCCCGTTCTCCATCAGTTTCGCCAGCGCCCACAGCAGGTTGGAGACCGCTTGAGAACTGAACCCGGCCTCGAGGCTCTTTTTCTCTGCCACCTCCACCACTTGTGGCAACAGTGCCGTCATCGCCTTGTGAGCCTGTTGCATTTCGAGTCCGTTCTCCACCAGTTTCGTCAGCGCCCACAGCAGGTTGGCGACCCCCTGAGAACGGAACCCGGCCCGGAGGCTCGTTCCCTCTGACATCTGTACCACCTGCGTCAACAGTGCCGTCACCGCTCTGTTGGTCTGCGGCATTTCGAGTCCTCTCTCCACCAGTTTCGCCAGCGCCCACAGCAGGTTGGCGACTTCCTGAGCATTAAACCCAGCCCGAAGGTTCATTCCCCCTGCCACCTGTACCACCTGCGGCAACAGTGCCGTCACCGCCCTGTGAGCCTGCTGCATTTCGAGTCCGTTCTCCACCAGTTTCGCCAGCGCCCACATCAGGTTGGAGACCCCTTGAGAATTGAACCCGGCCTCGGGGCTCGTTTCCTCTACTACCTCCCTGCTGCTCTGCTCTACCACCTGTACCACCAGTGGCAACAGCGCCGTCACCGCACTGTTGGCTTGTCGCATCCTGAGTCCGTTCTCCACCAGTTTCCCCAGCGCCCACAGCACGTTGGAGACCCCTTGAGAGCTGAACCCGTCCCGGGGACTCGTTTCCTCTGCTATCTGTGCCACCCGCAACAACATTGCCGTCACCGCCCTGTGAGCCTGCTGTATTTCGAGTCCGTTCTCCATGAGTTTCGTCAGCGCCCACAGCAGGCTGGCAACGTGTTGTGGAATAAACCCATCTTGGCAACTCGCTCCCTCTGCCACCTGCACCACCTGCGGCAACAGCGCCGTCACCGCACTGTTGGCCTGTCGCATCCTGAGTCCGCTCTCCACCAGTTTCGCCAGCGCCCACAGCAGGTTGGAGACCCCTTGAGAGCTGAACCCGGCCTCGGGGCTCGTTCCTTCTGCCATCTGCACCACCAGCGGCAACAGTTCCGTCACCGCACTGTTGACCTGTTGCATTTCGAGTCCCTTCTCCACTAGTTTCCCCAGCGCCCACAGCACGTTGGAGACCCCTTGAGAGCTGAACCTGTCCCGTGGGCTCGTTTCCTCTGCCGCCTGCGGCAACTGCGCCCTGCTGGCCTGCTCTGTTACCTGCACCTCTGAGCTGTTTTTTTCGTGCTTTTTCTTTGACTGCTCCGCCACCTCCACCACCTGCGGCAACAGTGCCGTCATCGCACTGTGGGTCTGTTGTATTTCGAGCCCCTTCTCCACCAGTTTCGCCAGCGCCCACACCAGGCTGGAGAGCCCTTGACTATCAAGGTCCCTGACTTGAGCCACTCGAATCAGCAAAGCTTTAGTTAAGGCGTTAATCTCCCCTGCTAAACCCCTATCGCTTACGAATGGGTAGAGCAACTGGCTTGACGTCAAGCTGTGTACACAGGTACTGACGTGCTTGCCACTAAACTGACTGGATAAAATAACCTCTGTTAAATGAGTGACAAAAGGTTGTAATTGTTTTTTCTCTTCCAGTGTCAGGGAAAAACCTCGTTTTCTGGTGGCTAACTTGATCCGGTGGCAAAAGTAGCTATGATCTCTACCGTTGTATTTTTTCTTAAACCTTTTTGCTGCCGCTTCCAGATCGCCTGTTTTAAACTCCTTCACCAGGCTCGCTATTGTTTCAGCTGCCCTGGTGTCCGGAGCCTTCTCTGGCATCTTCCTTGTCCCGGTGGCTCCCGCTCTTGGTTGAGGCTTGACATAAGCGACAGGCCTTTGACCTGGTTTACTGCCTGATCTTTTTCTGTCTGGGTTGCCCCCTCTTCCTCCGGCAGCCAGTTGTATCTTTCCTCTCCTGCCTGCTCTCCCACGGCCACTGCCTTGTCGTCCTGCTGGCTTGCTCTTTCTCGTATAGAGCCATATATGCCAGCCACCGCCCGCCGGAAGCGGGGGGTCGAAAACCTCCGGGTAGAATCGGTGCATCAGGCTTTCAAATAACCCGGACAGCATCAGCCAGTACTCTTGCTGGCTGATGCTGTAGCGATTGCCCTGAGAATCATACCAGTAGTAAATAACCTGCCCCTGCTGATCAGTGGTTTGATAGAACCACCCGGGAAGCACACCGGTGCGTCGAACCAGCCTCAGGAAGTTATCCGGTACTCTGGCCTGAGGGAAGTCAAGGGTGATTTTCTGCGAATGACTCTCCCAACCCAGACAGAGTTCATCGTCACAGGGCAATGGATACAGGCTGGCGCCTGCCTTCGTGAAAGGAAGGTCACAGGGAACGGGGAAAAACAGGGGAGCTGGCTCCCCGTCAACCACTTCGGGGTCATGGCTTACAACCAGGCCACAGGCATCGACTGGCAGGGAGCGACAATTGTAAGGCAGTGGATTGATTGTGTGGATGGCAGGCTCAAGGCAGAGCAGGGTTTCAACCGAACCGGCCTCAGGGGTCGGCATGGCCGACACCATTTCAGGGTGGGCCTTCTGACCGGTGAAGTGACTATCTCCAAACCCGAAATAGCCCGCAAACGGCCAATCGACCTGCCCGGAAGCAGACCCCCTATGACCCGCCATCATCCAGGTCATAATAGCCAGGGAACTGACCTCAGGCTTGTCGAAATTACCAATACCCAGAGCCTGCGAGACAGGCAGGTAAGGTTCAAACAAGGGATCATGTCCGTGGCATAATGGCAACAGCAACAGGAAAGCCAGAAAAAAAAAGAGCCTGGTCATGCTGGTAAATCTCTCTTCAATAAATTCAGGGCTGCTTGGCGAGGGAGTGTTCCCTTTCTGTGACGATTCTGGTTCTTTTTGCGACCAGTCAAGTGGCTGCTTAAGCCAGGCGTTCCGTTGCTGGAGTTGAGCAAGATACTCCAGAACTTTTTGGCCTGGATAGCCATGTTGGGCATTGGTCACCGGGGAGGGGAAATTCATGGCATGGAAGGATAGTCAACAGGCGCCTGACAACCAGCACTTTTTGAAAAATTACCCTTGGGCGACTCGACCTCCAAGGCTATGGGTTCACCGAATATTTACTGAGATGATCGAGGTTGCTGAATCACACTCTGTTTTTTCAACAAAATAGCCCAAACCCAACTTAAATTATCTCTATTCAGATGCCTGTAAGGCACTTCTATGACATCGAGGCCTACCTTTTTGTATGTCTCAACCTTCAGGATCGTCTTTCCTGTTTTTGATAATGACTCCTGGTCCGTAAAATGATGTGGCCCCTGAATTTCAATACCTAATCGATAGGGATTACCTATAAAAAAATCAAGCGGAGGTAAATTTTCAAAAGCCTGTTCCTCTGAGAACTCTATATTGGGAAATTCATTAGTCAATTTGGTTTTAAAGTCATTCTGCAATTGGGAGGGACGAGTTTTGTATTTCGGATTAAAAAATGGTTCTTGCTCAAGCCATATCCCGGCTATTGTTAACAGTGATTCCAATTGCTCATCATTTTTTTGTTGTGCCAAAGTTTGATACCAGGATTTCACCAGCAATATTAACTGGTTATTAATTGAAACCTTTCTGGCCATAAATACCATAAAACTCCAAAGCAGCTGAGCTTGTGGTAATACTGAATATTGTTTATCAGAAGAGAAGCTATTTAATACGCCCTCAATTGTTTGAGGCTCAATAAATTCTCCCAGGGAAGCTATTGACCAAAGTATGTTGGCTATATCCTGAGAGTTAAACTTGACTTGGGGGCTCGTTCCCTCTGCCATCTGTACCACCTGCGACAACAATGCCGTCACCGCCCTGTGAATCTGATGCATTTCGAGTCCGTTCTCCACCAGTTTCGCCAGCGCCCACAGCAGGTTGGCGACCCCTTGAGAACTGAACTCAGCCTGGGGGCTCGCTCCTTCTGCCACCTGCACCACCTGCGGCAACAGTGCCGTCACCGCCCTGTGAGCCTGCTGCATTTCGAGCCCGTTCTCCACCAGTTTCGCCAGCACCCACAGCTGGTTGGCGACTTCCTGAGGATTAAACCCGGCCTGGGGGCTCGCTCCTTCTGCCACCTGTACCACCTGCGGCAACAGTGCCGTCACCACCCTGTGGGCCTGCTGCATTCCGAGTCCGTTCTCCACCAGTTTCGCCAGCGCCCACAGCAGGTTGGCGACCCCTTGAGAACTGAACTCAGCCTGGGGGCTCGCTCCCTCTGCCACCTGTACCACCTGCGGCAACAGTGCCGTCACCGCCCTGTGAGCCTGCTGCATTTCGAGCCCGTTCCCCACCAGTTTCGCCAGCGCCCACAGCAGGTTGGCGACTGTCTGAGGATTAAACCCGGCTTGGAGGCTCGCTCCCTCTGCCATCTGCACCACCAGCGGCAACAGCGCCGTCACCGCACTTTGGGCCTGCTGCATCTCAAGTCCGTTCTCCACCAGTTTCGCCAGCGCCCACAGCAGGCTGGCAACGTGTTGTGGAACAAACCCGGTCCGGAGGCTCGTTCCCTCTGACATCAGTACCACCTGCGGCAACAGTGCCGTCACCGCCCTTTGGGCCTGCTGCATTTCGAGTCCGTTCTCCACCAGTTTCGCCAGCGCCCACAGCAGGTTGGAGACCCCTTGAGAAGTGAACCCGGCCTGAGAGCTCGTTCCCTCTGCCACCTGTACCACCTGCGGTAACAGTGCCGTCACCGCCCTGTGAGCCTGCTGCATTTCGAGCCCGTTCTCCATCAGTTTCGCCAGCGCCCACAGCAGGTTGGCGACTTCCTGAGGATTAAACCCAGCCCGGAGGTTCCTTCCCTCTGCTATCTGTACCACCTGCGGCAACAGTGCCGTCACCGCCCTGTGAGCCTGCTGCATTCCGAGCCCGTTCTCCATCAGTTTCGCCAGCGCCCACAGCAGGTTGGAGATCCCTTGAGAAGTGAACCCGGCATGAGAGCTCGTTCCCTCTGCTATCTGTGCCACCCGCGACAACAGCGCCGTCACCGCCCTGTTGGCCCGCTGCATTTCGAGTCCGTTCTCCACCAGTTTCGCCAGCACCCATAGCAGGTTGGAGACCGCTTGAGAACTGAACCCGGCCTCGGGGCTCTTTTTCTCTGCCACCTCCACCACTTGCGGCAACAGTGCCCTCATCGCCTTGTGAGCCTGTTGCATTT
Above is a genomic segment from Endozoicomonas euniceicola containing:
- a CDS encoding DUF1601 domain-containing protein, with the translated sequence MNFPSPVTNAQHGYPGQKVLEYLAQLQQRNAWLKQPLDWSQKEPESSQKGNTPSPSSPEFIEERFTSMTRLFFFLAFLLLLPLCHGHDPLFEPYLPVSQALGIGNFDKPEVSSLAIMTWMMAGHRGSASGQVDWPFAGYFGFGDSHFTGQKAHPEMVSAMPTPEAGSVETLLCLEPAIHTINPLPYNCRSLPVDACGLVVSHDPEVVDGEPAPLFFPVPCDLPFTKAGASLYPLPCDDELCLGWESHSQKITLDFPQARVPDNFLRLVRRTGVLPGWFYQTTDQQGQVIYYWYDSQGNRYSISQQEYWLMLSGLFESLMHRFYPEVFDPPLPAGGGWHIWLYTRKSKPAGRQGSGRGRAGRRGKIQLAAGGRGGNPDRKRSGSKPGQRPVAYVKPQPRAGATGTRKMPEKAPDTRAAETIASLVKEFKTGDLEAAAKRFKKKYNGRDHSYFCHRIKLATRKRGFSLTLEEKKQLQPFVTHLTEVILSSQFSGKHVSTCVHSLTSSQLLYPFVSDRGLAGEINALTKALLIRVAQVRDLDSQGLSSLVWALAKLVEKGLEIQQTHSAMTALLPQVVEVAEQSKKKHEKNSSEVQVTEQASRAQLPQAAEETSPRDRFSSQGVSNVLWALGKLVEKGLEMQQVNSAVTELLPLVVQMAEGTSPEAGFSSQGVSNLLWALAKLVESGLRMRQANSAVTALLPQVVQVAEGASCQDGFIPQHVASLLWALTKLMENGLEIQQAHRAVTAMLLRVAQIAEETSPRDGFSSQGVSNVLWALGKLVENGLRMRQANSAVTALLPLVVQVVEQSSREVVEETSPEAGFNSQGVSNLMWALAKLVENGLEMQQAHRAVTALLPQVVQVAGGMNLRAGFNAQEVANLLWALAKLVERGLEMPQTNRAVTALLTQVVQMSEGTSLRAGFRSQGVANLLWALTKLVENGLEMQQAHKAMTALLPQVVEVAEKKSLEAGFSSQAVSNLLWALAKLMENGLGMQQAHRAVTALLPQVVQVAEGTSLRAGFCSQGVANLLWALAKLMENGLEMQQAHRAVTALLPQVVQVAEGTSLRAGFNPQEVANLLWALAKLMENGLEMQQAHRAVTALLPQVVQVAEGASPQAEFSSQGVANLLWALAKLVENGLEMHQIHRAVTALLSQVVQMAEGTSPQVKFNSQDIASILWSIAFLGEFIEPQTIEGVLNSVSFDKQYSVLPQAQLLWSFMVFMARKVSINNQLILLVKSWYQTLAQQKNDEQLESLLTIAGIWLEQEPFFNPKYKTRPSQLQNDFKTKLTNKFPNIEFSEEQAFENLPPLDFFIGNPYRLGIEIQGPHHFTDQESLSKTGKTILKVETYKKVGLDVIEVPYRHLNRDNLSWVWAILLKKQSVIQQPRSSQ